In Penaeus vannamei isolate JL-2024 chromosome 4, ASM4276789v1, whole genome shotgun sequence, a single window of DNA contains:
- the LOC138861510 gene encoding single insulin-like growth factor-binding domain protein-1 — protein MAALFSLRLACALLAIAARSCTAVTCNCNSVVCAPIVASECPVGTTKDMCKCCSVCAGDLGEDCGGPWGIYGDCGVGLECHQELCPEDKEDSECFLYYLTEPGTCQEKPRRSLLDLLGGEASKGVQAIRERRRLRLLHELENLRRK, from the exons ATGGCGGcccttttctcccttcgtctcgCATGCGCACTTTTGGCGATCGCTGCCAG GAGTTGCACCGCCGTGACGTGCAATTGCAACAGCGTCGTCTGCGCCCCCATCGTGGCCAGCGAGTGCCCCGTCGGAACCACCAAGGACATGTGCAAGTGCTGCTCCGTGTGTGCCGGG gaCCTGGGGGAGGACTGCGGGGGCCCCTGGGGGATCTACGGCGATTGCGGGGTCGGCCTCGAGTGCCACCAGGAGCTCTGCCCGGAGGACAAGGAGGACTCGGAGTGCTTCCTGTACTATCTGACGG aGCCGGGCACGTGCCAAGAGAAGCCCCGCCGCTCTCTCCTCGACCTGCTCGGAGGCGAAGCGAGCAAGGGCGTGCAAGCAATTCGGGAGCGTCGCCGTCTGCGCCTCCTTCATGAGCTGGAGAAtctgaggaggaaatga